In Maylandia zebra isolate NMK-2024a linkage group LG12, Mzebra_GT3a, whole genome shotgun sequence, a single genomic region encodes these proteins:
- the golm1 gene encoding Golgi membrane protein 1 isoform X1, translated as MGGLGNGRRGVRSPPLMIAALIACILVLGFNYWVSSSRNLELETKLYELEGQVRRGADEMKKKKEFEQVIEKQKDQISNIQSLYKSKLEGAEISCSQHKATLQQNISSSVKTIQELKGQLSWLNDALGKLEKELQSCQGNINTLNNKLMYDMTQCNAQVLSQKELCNERVAAAKLEAEKKMQKLIHTPVSSQQENVGAVEINKSVKALSDGIPATASSQTPSFSQPKGNKVHELLTNEIMVDIIPSAPVEQPTSKDLSKAGPESVPATAALKQEDKQPQEGADNADEVEGETGKLLENNLIEDKENEAMDAHEEDPQTEEADPGMEGMLIGRGKADETQAGQKLQEPEEYDADEQVVGGEDLEKPQENKQDENIDKVMEDELADYNGDDENEGEPEADKQAELAQI; from the exons ATGGGTGGGCTGGGGAACGGGCGTCGTGGAGTAAGGTCACCGCCTCTTATGATTGCCGCTCTGATCGCCTGTATCTTGGTTCTGGGCTTTAACTACTGGGTGTCCAGCTCCCGCAACCTGGAGCTTGAG ACTAAACTGTATGAGCTGGAGGGCCAGGTGCGACGTGGAGCAGAcgagatgaagaagaagaaggagttCGAACAGGTGATCGAGAAACAAAAGGATCAGATCAGCAACATACAAAGTCTCTATAAGAGCAAGCTGGAGGGAGCTGAGATCTCCTGCAGCCAACACAAg gcCACACTGCAGCAGAACATTTCCTCCAGTGTAAAAACCATACAGGAACTCAAAG GTCAGCTGAGTTGGCTGAATGATGCTCTGGGGAAACTTGAGAAAGAGCTGCAGAGTTGCCAAGGCAACATCAACACACTTAATAACAAACTTATGTATGACAT GACCCAGTGTAACGCCCAGGtgctgtcccagaaagagctgtgcAATGAGAGAGTGGCTGCCGCTAAACTTGAAGCTGAGAAGAAAATGCAGAAGCTCATCCATACACCTGTCTCCTCACAG CAGGAAAATGTTGGAGCAGTGGAAATCAACAAGTCAGTCAAGGCCCTGTCTGATGGAATTCCAGCAACTGCTTCAAGCCAAACACCAAGTTTCTCTCAACCCAAAGGCAATAAAGTCCATGAACTACTGACAAATGAAATAATGGTGGATATaa TTCCCAGCGCTCCAGTGGAGCAGCCTACATCAAAGGATCTCTCCAAAGCAGGGCCAGAGTCCGTTCCCGCAACTGCTGCATTGaaacaggaagacaaacagCCACAAGAAGGAGCTGACAATGCAGATGAGGTGGAAGGAGAGACTGGTAAACTTTTGGAGAATAATCTGATTGAAGACAAAGAGAATGAGGCGATGGATGCTCATGAAGAAGATCCTCAAACAGAAG AAGCAGACCCTGGAATGGAAGGGATGCtgattggtcgaggaaaggctGATGAAACTCAAGCTGGTCAGAAACTTCAGGAACCAGAAGAGTACGACGCAGATGAACAAGTCGTGGGTGGAGAAGATTTAGAAAAACCACAGGAGAACAAACAGGATGAAAATATAG ACAAGGTCATGGAGGATGAACTGGCTGACTACAATGGAGATGATGAGAATGAAGGGGAGCCTGAAGCAGACAAACAAGCTGAGCTAGCTCAAATCTAA
- the golm1 gene encoding Golgi membrane protein 1 isoform X2 yields MGGLGNGRRGVRSPPLMIAALIACILVLGFNYWVSSSRNLELETKLYELEGQVRRGADEMKKKKEFEQVIEKQKDQISNIQSLYKSKLEGAEISCSQHKATLQQNISSSVKTIQELKGQLSWLNDALGKLEKELQSCQGNINTLNNKLMYDMTQCNAQVLSQKELCNERVAAAKLEAEKKMQKLIHTPVSSQENVGAVEINKSVKALSDGIPATASSQTPSFSQPKGNKVHELLTNEIMVDIIPSAPVEQPTSKDLSKAGPESVPATAALKQEDKQPQEGADNADEVEGETGKLLENNLIEDKENEAMDAHEEDPQTEEADPGMEGMLIGRGKADETQAGQKLQEPEEYDADEQVVGGEDLEKPQENKQDENIDKVMEDELADYNGDDENEGEPEADKQAELAQI; encoded by the exons ATGGGTGGGCTGGGGAACGGGCGTCGTGGAGTAAGGTCACCGCCTCTTATGATTGCCGCTCTGATCGCCTGTATCTTGGTTCTGGGCTTTAACTACTGGGTGTCCAGCTCCCGCAACCTGGAGCTTGAG ACTAAACTGTATGAGCTGGAGGGCCAGGTGCGACGTGGAGCAGAcgagatgaagaagaagaaggagttCGAACAGGTGATCGAGAAACAAAAGGATCAGATCAGCAACATACAAAGTCTCTATAAGAGCAAGCTGGAGGGAGCTGAGATCTCCTGCAGCCAACACAAg gcCACACTGCAGCAGAACATTTCCTCCAGTGTAAAAACCATACAGGAACTCAAAG GTCAGCTGAGTTGGCTGAATGATGCTCTGGGGAAACTTGAGAAAGAGCTGCAGAGTTGCCAAGGCAACATCAACACACTTAATAACAAACTTATGTATGACAT GACCCAGTGTAACGCCCAGGtgctgtcccagaaagagctgtgcAATGAGAGAGTGGCTGCCGCTAAACTTGAAGCTGAGAAGAAAATGCAGAAGCTCATCCATACACCTGTCTCCTCACAG GAAAATGTTGGAGCAGTGGAAATCAACAAGTCAGTCAAGGCCCTGTCTGATGGAATTCCAGCAACTGCTTCAAGCCAAACACCAAGTTTCTCTCAACCCAAAGGCAATAAAGTCCATGAACTACTGACAAATGAAATAATGGTGGATATaa TTCCCAGCGCTCCAGTGGAGCAGCCTACATCAAAGGATCTCTCCAAAGCAGGGCCAGAGTCCGTTCCCGCAACTGCTGCATTGaaacaggaagacaaacagCCACAAGAAGGAGCTGACAATGCAGATGAGGTGGAAGGAGAGACTGGTAAACTTTTGGAGAATAATCTGATTGAAGACAAAGAGAATGAGGCGATGGATGCTCATGAAGAAGATCCTCAAACAGAAG AAGCAGACCCTGGAATGGAAGGGATGCtgattggtcgaggaaaggctGATGAAACTCAAGCTGGTCAGAAACTTCAGGAACCAGAAGAGTACGACGCAGATGAACAAGTCGTGGGTGGAGAAGATTTAGAAAAACCACAGGAGAACAAACAGGATGAAAATATAG ACAAGGTCATGGAGGATGAACTGGCTGACTACAATGGAGATGATGAGAATGAAGGGGAGCCTGAAGCAGACAAACAAGCTGAGCTAGCTCAAATCTAA
- the golm1 gene encoding Golgi membrane protein 1 isoform X3, whose protein sequence is MGGLGNGRRGVRSPPLMIAALIACILVLGFNYWVSSSRNLELETKLYELEGQVRRGADEMKKKKEFEQATLQQNISSSVKTIQELKGQLSWLNDALGKLEKELQSCQGNINTLNNKLMYDMTQCNAQVLSQKELCNERVAAAKLEAEKKMQKLIHTPVSSQQENVGAVEINKSVKALSDGIPATASSQTPSFSQPKGNKVHELLTNEIMVDIIPSAPVEQPTSKDLSKAGPESVPATAALKQEDKQPQEGADNADEVEGETGKLLENNLIEDKENEAMDAHEEDPQTEEADPGMEGMLIGRGKADETQAGQKLQEPEEYDADEQVVGGEDLEKPQENKQDENIDKVMEDELADYNGDDENEGEPEADKQAELAQI, encoded by the exons ATGGGTGGGCTGGGGAACGGGCGTCGTGGAGTAAGGTCACCGCCTCTTATGATTGCCGCTCTGATCGCCTGTATCTTGGTTCTGGGCTTTAACTACTGGGTGTCCAGCTCCCGCAACCTGGAGCTTGAG ACTAAACTGTATGAGCTGGAGGGCCAGGTGCGACGTGGAGCAGAcgagatgaagaagaagaaggagttCGAACAG gcCACACTGCAGCAGAACATTTCCTCCAGTGTAAAAACCATACAGGAACTCAAAG GTCAGCTGAGTTGGCTGAATGATGCTCTGGGGAAACTTGAGAAAGAGCTGCAGAGTTGCCAAGGCAACATCAACACACTTAATAACAAACTTATGTATGACAT GACCCAGTGTAACGCCCAGGtgctgtcccagaaagagctgtgcAATGAGAGAGTGGCTGCCGCTAAACTTGAAGCTGAGAAGAAAATGCAGAAGCTCATCCATACACCTGTCTCCTCACAG CAGGAAAATGTTGGAGCAGTGGAAATCAACAAGTCAGTCAAGGCCCTGTCTGATGGAATTCCAGCAACTGCTTCAAGCCAAACACCAAGTTTCTCTCAACCCAAAGGCAATAAAGTCCATGAACTACTGACAAATGAAATAATGGTGGATATaa TTCCCAGCGCTCCAGTGGAGCAGCCTACATCAAAGGATCTCTCCAAAGCAGGGCCAGAGTCCGTTCCCGCAACTGCTGCATTGaaacaggaagacaaacagCCACAAGAAGGAGCTGACAATGCAGATGAGGTGGAAGGAGAGACTGGTAAACTTTTGGAGAATAATCTGATTGAAGACAAAGAGAATGAGGCGATGGATGCTCATGAAGAAGATCCTCAAACAGAAG AAGCAGACCCTGGAATGGAAGGGATGCtgattggtcgaggaaaggctGATGAAACTCAAGCTGGTCAGAAACTTCAGGAACCAGAAGAGTACGACGCAGATGAACAAGTCGTGGGTGGAGAAGATTTAGAAAAACCACAGGAGAACAAACAGGATGAAAATATAG ACAAGGTCATGGAGGATGAACTGGCTGACTACAATGGAGATGATGAGAATGAAGGGGAGCCTGAAGCAGACAAACAAGCTGAGCTAGCTCAAATCTAA